In uncultured delta proteobacterium, the following proteins share a genomic window:
- the carB gene encoding carbamoyl-phosphate synthase large subunit (Evidence 2a : Function of homologous gene experimentally demonstrated in an other organism; PubMedId : 10029528, 10089390, 10587438, 6308632, 6330744, 6377309, 9174345, 9636022; Product type e : enzyme) yields MPKRTDIKRIMVIGSGPIVIGQAAEFDYSGTQAVKSLKEEGCEVILANSNPATIMTDPGLADRTYIEPLDLQTMEAIIRREKPNAILPTMGGQTGLNLSLKLAEEGVLSECGVELIGADSNTIATAESRQLFKACVEGIGLKMPAASIARTLDEVREAAKKISFPIILRPAFTLGGAGGGVAYNMEDLEALGAGALAASMKSEVLVEQSVLGWKEIEIEIMRDAKDQCIIICTIENFDAMGVHTGDSIAVAPAMSLSKEEIDVIIAASKNIIRAVNMVGGANIQFALNPVDGELVVIEMNPRVSRSSALASKATGFPIARVASKLALGYTLDEIRDEKTGKSLAEYTGEIDYVVVKVPRFTFEKFSGARDELTTSMKSVGETLSMGATFKEALQKGLRSLEVGVGGWGTNFRGKLPEKEDIYPLLRTPNSRRVFALRHAMLAGMSDDEIYEASAIDYWFLKQLRELVDMEREARDFALANAMAADNEELRDLMRRAKAMGFSDAQLAEMWKRPMADVRVLRHALGVLPESEAVKTYAGKAGGSDSYYYSSYRQGKGHTFPEGGKKVIILGGGPNRIGQGIEFDYCCCHASYALKDMGVTSIMVNSNPETVSTDFDTSDRLYFEPLTFEDVMNIVETEKPHGVIVQFGGQTPLNLAVPLMRAGVPIIGTSPDSIDRAEDRERFQALITKLGLLQTPSAIAMTPAEAMAAARQIGFPVVVRPSYVLGGRAMMIVYDEEQLKEYFAEVLGDLASEHPILVDKFLEHATEVDVDALSDGEDTYVAGIMEHIEEAGIHSGDSACVLPPYSLPAAIQEEIARQTKALAKELRVIGLMNIQFAVKGEKIYVLEVNPRASRTAPFVSKATGVPLPRLATQIMLGAKLKDIKPWENRKQGYVSVKEAVFPFNRFPGVDILLGPEMKSTGEVMGIAASFEEAFYKSQLASGQRLPESGKVFLSVNDHDKPGAVAIARIFHDLGFEILATAGTAKLLGQAGVPAMPVLKVYEGRPNIVDRIKNGEINLVINTASGKRTVQDSKAIRQATLLYGVAYSTTLEGAKAMAMALKGAQKHGARVKSLQEYYGG; encoded by the coding sequence ATGCCGAAGAGAACAGACATCAAGCGTATCATGGTCATCGGTTCCGGCCCCATCGTCATCGGCCAGGCGGCGGAGTTCGACTACTCCGGCACCCAGGCCGTCAAATCCCTCAAGGAGGAAGGCTGCGAAGTCATTCTGGCCAACTCCAACCCGGCCACCATCATGACCGACCCCGGCCTGGCGGACAGAACCTACATTGAGCCGCTGGACCTGCAAACCATGGAGGCCATCATCCGGCGCGAGAAGCCCAATGCGATTCTGCCCACCATGGGCGGCCAGACGGGCCTCAACCTCTCCCTCAAACTGGCGGAAGAAGGCGTTTTGAGCGAATGCGGGGTGGAGCTCATCGGCGCGGACAGCAACACCATTGCCACCGCCGAAAGCCGCCAGCTGTTCAAAGCCTGCGTGGAAGGCATCGGCCTGAAGATGCCCGCCGCCAGCATCGCCCGGACGTTGGACGAGGTCCGCGAGGCCGCGAAGAAAATTTCCTTCCCCATCATCCTGCGGCCGGCCTTTACCCTCGGCGGCGCGGGCGGCGGGGTGGCCTACAACATGGAAGATCTGGAAGCGCTCGGCGCCGGGGCGCTGGCGGCCAGCATGAAGAGCGAAGTCCTGGTGGAGCAGTCCGTTCTCGGCTGGAAGGAAATTGAGATCGAGATCATGCGCGACGCCAAGGACCAGTGCATCATCATTTGCACCATCGAGAACTTCGACGCCATGGGCGTGCACACCGGGGACTCCATAGCCGTGGCCCCGGCCATGAGCCTCTCCAAAGAGGAAATCGACGTCATCATCGCGGCGTCCAAGAACATCATCCGGGCCGTGAACATGGTGGGCGGCGCGAATATCCAGTTCGCCCTGAACCCGGTGGACGGGGAACTGGTGGTCATCGAGATGAACCCGCGCGTGTCGCGGTCCTCGGCCCTGGCTTCCAAGGCCACCGGGTTCCCCATCGCCCGCGTGGCTTCCAAGCTGGCCCTCGGCTACACCCTGGATGAAATCCGGGACGAAAAGACGGGCAAAAGCCTGGCCGAGTATACCGGGGAGATCGATTACGTGGTGGTCAAGGTGCCGCGCTTCACCTTTGAAAAGTTTTCCGGCGCCAGGGACGAGTTGACCACCTCCATGAAGAGCGTCGGGGAAACCCTGAGCATGGGGGCCACCTTCAAGGAAGCCCTGCAAAAGGGCCTGCGGTCCCTGGAAGTCGGCGTGGGCGGCTGGGGCACCAATTTCCGGGGCAAGCTCCCGGAAAAAGAAGACATTTACCCGCTGCTCCGCACGCCCAACTCCCGCCGGGTTTTCGCCCTGCGCCACGCCATGCTCGCGGGCATGAGCGATGACGAGATTTATGAAGCCAGCGCCATCGACTACTGGTTCCTGAAGCAGCTGCGCGAACTGGTGGACATGGAGCGCGAGGCGCGCGACTTTGCCCTTGCCAATGCCATGGCCGCGGACAACGAGGAATTGCGGGATCTCATGCGCCGGGCCAAGGCCATGGGCTTTTCCGATGCCCAGCTCGCGGAAATGTGGAAGCGCCCCATGGCGGACGTGCGCGTTCTGCGCCACGCGCTCGGCGTGCTGCCCGAATCCGAGGCCGTGAAAACATACGCCGGCAAAGCGGGCGGCTCGGATTCCTACTATTATTCCAGCTACCGCCAGGGCAAGGGGCACACCTTCCCGGAAGGCGGCAAGAAGGTCATCATCCTCGGCGGCGGGCCCAACCGGATAGGGCAGGGGATCGAGTTCGACTACTGCTGCTGCCACGCGTCCTACGCGCTGAAAGATATGGGGGTTACCTCCATCATGGTCAACTCCAACCCGGAGACCGTGTCCACGGATTTTGACACCTCGGACCGCCTGTATTTCGAACCGCTGACCTTTGAAGACGTCATGAATATTGTGGAAACGGAGAAGCCCCACGGAGTTATCGTGCAGTTCGGCGGGCAGACGCCGCTCAATCTGGCCGTGCCCCTGATGCGCGCCGGGGTTCCCATCATCGGGACCTCGCCGGATTCCATCGACCGGGCCGAGGACCGCGAGCGGTTCCAGGCGCTGATTACCAAGCTGGGCCTTTTGCAGACGCCGTCCGCCATTGCCATGACCCCGGCCGAGGCCATGGCCGCCGCGCGGCAAATCGGGTTCCCGGTCGTGGTGCGGCCTTCCTATGTGCTGGGCGGCAGGGCCATGATGATCGTGTACGACGAAGAGCAACTCAAGGAATATTTCGCCGAAGTGCTGGGCGATCTCGCATCCGAGCATCCCATCCTGGTGGACAAATTCCTGGAGCATGCCACGGAAGTGGATGTGGACGCCCTGTCCGACGGGGAAGACACCTACGTCGCGGGCATCATGGAACATATCGAGGAAGCGGGCATCCATTCCGGCGACTCGGCCTGCGTGCTGCCGCCGTACAGCCTGCCCGCCGCCATCCAGGAAGAGATCGCCCGGCAGACCAAGGCGCTCGCCAAGGAACTCAGGGTCATCGGCCTCATGAATATCCAGTTCGCGGTCAAGGGCGAGAAGATTTACGTCCTGGAAGTCAACCCCAGGGCCTCGCGCACGGCGCCCTTCGTTTCCAAGGCCACGGGCGTTCCGCTGCCGCGTCTTGCCACCCAGATCATGCTCGGCGCGAAGCTGAAAGACATCAAGCCGTGGGAAAACCGCAAGCAAGGCTATGTGTCCGTAAAAGAAGCTGTCTTCCCCTTCAACCGGTTCCCGGGCGTGGACATCCTGCTCGGACCGGAAATGAAATCCACCGGCGAAGTCATGGGCATCGCGGCAAGCTTCGAGGAAGCTTTTTACAAGTCGCAGCTCGCCAGCGGCCAGCGCTTGCCGGAAAGCGGCAAGGTGTTTCTCTCGGTCAATGACCACGACAAGCCCGGCGCCGTGGCAATCGCCCGCATTTTCCACGACCTGGGCTTCGAGATCCTGGCCACGGCGGGCACGGCCAAGCTGCTGGGGCAGGCGGGCGTTCCGGCAATGCCGGTGCTCAAGGTCTACGAAGGGCGGCCCAACATTGTGGACCGCATCAAGAACGGCGAAATAAACCTGGTCATCAACACCGCCTCCGGCAAACGCACGGTGCAGGACTCCAAAGCCATCCGTCAGGCGACGCTGCTCTATGGCGTGGCCTACAGCACGACGCTGGAAGGGGCCAAAGCCATGGCCATGGCCCTGAAAGGCGCCCAAAAACACGGGGCGCGCGTGAAAAGTTTGCAGGAATATTATGGCGGGTAG
- the ycsG gene encoding Uncharacterized membrane protein YcsG, whose amino-acid sequence MAGGEDLIKKKDSGSGSTTSILIGAAFLMATSAIGPGFLTQTSVFTEKLLAAFGFAILMSILIDIVIQVNVWRVLGVTGLRAQDVANKVCPGLGYFLAFAICLGGLFFNIGNVGGAALGAEVLFNVPHVPGAIGSALVAIILFLNKEMGKAMDKFAQVLGFVMIALVFIVVIKTAPPVGEAVKQTFVPDKIDWFAVLTLVGGTVGGYITFAGAHRIIDAGIVGQKNLKQITIGSVNAICITGVMRYLLFLAILGVVVTGATLDPSNPAADAFRQGAGELGYKFFGVVLWAAAVTSVVGASYTSVSFIRTLFGVVEKYYRFWIIGFIIMSTFIFATVGRPVTILVIVGSINGLILPLSLGCILLATHRKSIVGDYKHPIWMTLPGYVMVAFTAWMGVRALGSIVKMWMG is encoded by the coding sequence GTGGCAGGCGGCGAAGATCTGATCAAAAAGAAAGACAGTGGCAGCGGCAGCACGACGAGCATTCTTATCGGCGCCGCGTTTTTGATGGCAACGTCCGCGATCGGACCGGGATTTCTGACGCAGACGTCGGTCTTCACCGAAAAGCTTCTGGCCGCTTTCGGATTTGCCATTCTGATGTCGATTCTCATCGACATCGTCATCCAGGTGAACGTGTGGCGCGTTCTCGGCGTTACCGGCCTGCGGGCCCAGGACGTCGCCAACAAGGTCTGCCCGGGCCTGGGCTATTTCCTGGCCTTCGCCATCTGCCTGGGCGGGTTGTTCTTCAACATCGGCAACGTGGGCGGCGCGGCCCTTGGGGCTGAAGTGCTTTTTAACGTGCCGCACGTTCCGGGTGCCATTGGCAGCGCCCTCGTGGCTATTATCCTGTTCCTCAACAAGGAAATGGGCAAAGCCATGGACAAGTTCGCCCAGGTCCTCGGCTTCGTCATGATCGCCCTGGTCTTCATCGTCGTGATAAAGACCGCTCCGCCCGTCGGGGAAGCGGTGAAGCAAACCTTCGTGCCCGATAAGATCGACTGGTTCGCCGTGCTCACGCTGGTCGGCGGCACGGTTGGCGGTTACATCACCTTTGCCGGCGCGCACCGCATCATCGACGCGGGCATCGTGGGGCAGAAAAACCTCAAGCAGATCACCATCGGCTCGGTCAACGCCATCTGCATTACCGGCGTCATGCGCTATTTGCTGTTCCTCGCCATTCTCGGCGTGGTGGTCACCGGCGCGACCCTCGATCCCAGCAACCCGGCCGCTGATGCCTTCCGCCAGGGCGCGGGCGAACTCGGCTACAAGTTCTTCGGCGTGGTGCTCTGGGCCGCCGCCGTGACCTCGGTCGTCGGCGCTTCCTATACCTCGGTGTCCTTCATCCGCACCCTGTTCGGCGTTGTGGAAAAGTACTACCGGTTCTGGATTATCGGCTTCATCATCATGTCGACCTTTATTTTTGCCACGGTGGGCCGCCCGGTTACGATCCTGGTTATCGTGGGCTCGATTAACGGGCTGATTCTGCCCCTCTCCCTCGGCTGCATCCTGCTTGCCACGCACCGCAAGTCCATTGTCGGCGATTACAAGCACCCGATATGGATGACCCTTCCCGGCTACGTCATGGTGGCGTTCACCGCCTGGATGGGCGTGCGGGCGCTGGGCAGCATCGTCAAGATGTGGATGGGCTGA
- the rpoB gene encoding RNA polymerase, beta subunit (Evidence 2a : Function of homologous gene experimentally demonstrated in an other organism; PubMedId : 2068078, 377281, 6266829, 7011900, 9893021; Product type e : enzyme): MAQIMKQFGKIDVTLPIPHLLNLQVDSYKKFLLEGMTERKPDEGLEGVFRSVFPIEDFNRTASLEYVGYEIGEPKYDQAECISKGLTYEAPVRIKVRLVVYDVDEATENRTIRDIKEQDIYFGTLPFMTEKGTFIINGTERVIVNQLQRSPGIIFEHDAGKTHSSRKVLYSCRIIPMRGSWLDFDFDHKDILYVRIDRRRKMPATILFKAMGMSKTDILDRFYEKEFYRIDKKGNLLWEVNKDMYRKDNAYADIVPKDGEAIVKAGKPITKRAWRQICEAGIEAIAVAPDALVGMFLAADVANPQTGEVLAEAADEITETMMDSIREAGIAKIAILHTRGTDTSSSLRDTLILDKTADMESAQVEIYRRLRPSSPPTPEIAASFFDNLFRNPDYYDLSPVGRYKLNQRLGTEHSLDTRVLADDDIIKAIQVLAFLKDSHGPADDIDHLGNRRVRPVGELVENQYRIGLVRMERAIKERMSLQEVATLMPHDLINPKPVSAVLKEFFGTSQLSQFMDQTNSLSEVTHKRRLSALGPGGLTRERAGFEVRDVHTSHYGRICPIETPEGPNIGLIVSLTTYAKVNDYGFIETPYRVIRDSKITDEIVYLDASSEMDHVIAQANAKVDKNGMLEETYVTTRVRGDVIMEPRENVTLMDISPSQMVSISAALIPFLEHDDANRALMGSNMQRQAVPLLQNEVPLVGTGMEGDVARDSAACILAEGSGIIRYVDADRIIVTYDDGLYPESGGTRAYNLLKFHKSNQNSCFGQKPTCYPGQVVKKGEVLADGPGIELGELALGKNLTVAFMPWCGFNFEDSILISERCVKEDTFTSVHIEEFEVVARDTKLGPEEITRDIPNVGEDMLRNLDTSGIIRIGAQVRPDDILVGKITPKGETQLTPEEKLLRAIFGDKARDVKNTSLKVPPGIEGTVIEVRVFNRRSGEKDERTVDIENYELGRLDKKEADHIAALTAVSRDRILAFAAGKQIASSIPGKKKGEILAEAGHVVTAEILADIPLKKLAGMFKSREVNEQVAAVIEDYSRQVEYINGIYESKRGKVTEGDDLPPGVIKMVKVYVAVKRKLNVGDKMAGRHGNKGVVSCILPVEDMPFFADGRPVDIVLNPLGVPSRMNIGQIMETHLGWAAKELGRQLSDLVSSGAALAQVRKEVKSVFDTPATAKLIDELSDEEFVESVKRLAPGIITKTPVFDGATEEEIWDWLKRAKLPEDGKTTLYDGRTGEPFDNRITTGVMYMLKLHHLADEKIHARSTGPYSLVTQQPLGGKAQFGGQRLGEMEVWALEAYGASYLLQEFLTVKSDDVAGRVKMYEKIVKGDNFLEAGLPESFNVLVKELMSLGLDVTLHQEEGKKKPKRIGSAFTESSAPVADRPEFFINTDDDDVQG; the protein is encoded by the coding sequence ATGGCGCAAATTATGAAGCAGTTCGGGAAGATCGACGTAACGCTTCCCATTCCCCACCTTTTGAACCTGCAGGTGGATTCCTATAAAAAATTCCTCCTGGAAGGCATGACGGAACGCAAGCCCGATGAAGGGCTGGAAGGCGTTTTCCGTTCCGTTTTTCCGATCGAGGACTTCAACCGGACAGCCAGCCTGGAGTACGTGGGCTACGAAATCGGCGAGCCCAAGTACGACCAGGCCGAATGCATCTCCAAGGGCCTGACCTATGAAGCGCCCGTGCGCATCAAGGTCCGCCTGGTCGTGTACGATGTCGACGAAGCCACGGAAAACCGCACCATCCGCGACATCAAGGAACAGGACATCTATTTCGGCACCCTTCCCTTCATGACCGAGAAGGGTACCTTTATCATCAACGGGACCGAGCGCGTCATCGTCAACCAGTTGCAGCGCTCTCCCGGCATCATCTTCGAGCACGACGCGGGCAAGACCCACTCTTCTCGCAAAGTCCTGTATTCTTGCCGCATTATCCCCATGCGCGGCTCCTGGCTCGATTTCGACTTCGACCACAAGGACATCCTGTACGTGCGCATCGACCGCCGCCGCAAGATGCCCGCCACCATCCTGTTCAAGGCCATGGGCATGTCCAAGACGGACATCCTCGACCGGTTCTATGAAAAGGAATTCTACCGCATCGACAAAAAAGGCAACCTTTTGTGGGAAGTCAACAAGGACATGTACCGCAAGGACAACGCCTATGCCGACATCGTCCCGAAAGACGGGGAGGCCATCGTCAAGGCGGGCAAGCCCATCACCAAGCGCGCCTGGCGCCAGATCTGCGAAGCGGGCATTGAAGCCATCGCGGTCGCGCCCGACGCCCTCGTGGGCATGTTCCTCGCCGCGGACGTGGCCAACCCCCAGACCGGGGAAGTGCTGGCCGAAGCCGCCGACGAGATCACCGAAACCATGATGGATTCCATCCGTGAAGCGGGCATCGCCAAAATCGCGATTTTGCACACGCGCGGCACGGATACCTCTTCTTCCCTGCGCGACACGCTTATTCTGGACAAAACCGCGGACATGGAAAGCGCCCAGGTGGAAATTTACCGCCGTCTGCGCCCCTCTTCCCCGCCGACCCCGGAAATCGCGGCCAGCTTCTTTGACAACCTCTTCCGCAACCCGGACTACTACGACCTCTCTCCGGTGGGCCGCTACAAGCTGAACCAGCGCCTCGGCACCGAACATTCGCTCGACACCCGCGTTCTGGCCGACGACGACATCATCAAAGCCATCCAGGTCCTGGCCTTCCTGAAGGACAGCCACGGCCCGGCGGACGACATCGACCATTTGGGCAACCGCCGCGTGCGGCCCGTGGGCGAACTGGTGGAAAACCAGTACCGCATCGGCCTTGTGCGCATGGAGCGCGCCATCAAGGAACGCATGAGCCTGCAGGAAGTGGCGACGCTCATGCCCCACGACCTCATCAACCCCAAGCCCGTCTCCGCCGTGCTGAAAGAGTTCTTCGGCACCAGCCAGCTCTCGCAGTTCATGGACCAGACCAACTCGCTCTCGGAAGTGACGCACAAGCGCCGTCTTTCCGCCCTGGGACCCGGCGGCCTGACCCGCGAGCGCGCCGGGTTCGAGGTGCGCGACGTGCACACCTCCCACTACGGCCGCATCTGCCCGATCGAAACACCGGAAGGCCCGAACATCGGCCTTATCGTGTCCCTGACGACCTACGCCAAGGTCAACGACTACGGGTTCATCGAAACGCCGTACCGCGTCATCCGGGACAGCAAGATCACGGACGAAATCGTGTACCTTGACGCCTCCAGCGAAATGGACCACGTCATCGCCCAGGCCAACGCCAAGGTCGACAAAAACGGCATGCTCGAGGAAACCTACGTCACCACGCGCGTTCGCGGCGACGTTATCATGGAGCCGCGCGAAAACGTGACCCTGATGGACATTTCCCCGTCCCAGATGGTTTCCATTTCCGCCGCCCTCATCCCCTTCCTGGAACACGACGACGCCAACCGCGCGCTCATGGGCTCCAACATGCAGCGCCAGGCCGTGCCGCTGTTGCAGAACGAGGTTCCCCTCGTCGGCACCGGCATGGAAGGCGACGTGGCCCGCGACTCCGCGGCCTGCATCCTGGCGGAAGGCTCCGGCATCATCCGCTACGTTGACGCGGACCGGATCATTGTCACCTATGACGACGGCCTGTACCCGGAAAGCGGCGGCACCCGCGCCTACAATCTCTTGAAGTTCCACAAGTCCAACCAGAACTCCTGCTTCGGCCAGAAGCCCACGTGCTACCCCGGCCAGGTTGTGAAAAAAGGCGAGGTCCTGGCGGACGGCCCGGGCATCGAGCTCGGCGAACTGGCGCTCGGCAAAAACCTGACCGTGGCCTTCATGCCCTGGTGCGGATTCAACTTCGAAGACTCCATCCTCATTTCCGAACGCTGCGTGAAGGAAGACACCTTCACCAGCGTGCATATCGAGGAATTCGAAGTGGTCGCCCGCGATACCAAGCTGGGACCGGAAGAAATCACGCGGGACATCCCGAACGTCGGGGAGGACATGCTGCGGAACCTGGATACCTCCGGCATCATCCGCATCGGCGCCCAGGTCCGGCCCGACGACATCCTGGTGGGCAAAATCACGCCGAAGGGCGAAACCCAGCTCACCCCGGAAGAAAAGCTCCTGCGGGCCATTTTCGGCGACAAGGCCCGCGACGTGAAAAATACCTCCCTCAAGGTTCCGCCGGGAATCGAGGGCACGGTCATCGAAGTGCGGGTGTTCAACCGCCGCTCCGGCGAAAAGGACGAACGCACCGTCGATATCGAGAATTACGAACTTGGGCGCCTGGACAAAAAGGAAGCGGACCATATCGCGGCCCTGACCGCCGTCTCCCGCGACAGAATCCTTGCGTTCGCGGCGGGCAAGCAGATCGCCTCCAGCATTCCCGGCAAGAAGAAAGGGGAAATCCTTGCCGAGGCCGGGCATGTGGTGACCGCTGAAATTCTGGCGGATATCCCGCTCAAGAAACTCGCCGGCATGTTCAAGAGCCGCGAAGTCAACGAGCAGGTGGCCGCCGTTATTGAAGATTATTCCCGCCAGGTTGAGTACATCAACGGGATTTACGAGTCCAAACGCGGCAAGGTGACGGAAGGCGACGACCTGCCCCCCGGCGTCATCAAAATGGTCAAGGTCTACGTTGCGGTTAAGCGTAAGCTCAACGTGGGCGACAAAATGGCCGGCCGCCACGGGAACAAGGGGGTCGTCTCCTGCATCCTGCCCGTGGAAGACATGCCCTTCTTCGCGGACGGCCGCCCCGTGGATATCGTGCTGAACCCGCTCGGCGTGCCTTCCCGTATGAACATCGGGCAGATCATGGAAACACACCTGGGCTGGGCGGCCAAAGAACTCGGCCGCCAGCTTTCCGATCTGGTTTCCAGCGGCGCGGCGCTTGCGCAAGTCCGCAAGGAAGTGAAGAGCGTGTTCGATACCCCGGCGACCGCCAAACTCATCGACGAATTGTCCGACGAGGAGTTTGTGGAATCCGTGAAACGCCTTGCGCCCGGCATCATCACCAAGACGCCGGTCTTCGACGGCGCAACGGAAGAGGAAATCTGGGACTGGCTCAAGCGCGCGAAATTGCCCGAAGACGGCAAGACCACGCTCTACGACGGCCGGACGGGCGAACCGTTCGACAACAGGATCACCACGGGCGTCATGTACATGCTGAAGCTCCACCACCTGGCCGACGAAAAGATCCACGCCAGATCCACGGGCCCATACTCCCTGGTCACCCAGCAGCCGCTCGGCGGGAAAGCCCAGTTCGGCGGCCAGCGCCTCGGGGAAATGGAAGTCTGGGCGCTGGAAGCGTACGGCGCCTCGTACCTCTTGCAGGAATTCCTCACGGTCAAGTCGGACGACGTGGCCGGACGCGTCAAGATGTACGAAAAAATCGTCAAGGGCGACAACTTCCTGGAAGCGGGCCTGCCCGAATCGTTCAACGTTCTGGTCAAGGAACTCATGTCCCTCGGCCTTGACGTGACGCTCCACCAGGAAGAAGGCAAAAAGAAACCCAAACGCATCGGCAGCGCCTTTACCGAAAGTTCCGCCCCCGTTGCCGACCGCCCGGAATTCTTCATCAATACTGATGACGACGACGTGCAGGGATAG
- a CDS encoding Allophanate hydrolase subunit 1 codes for MYATPKYLGAGEKCLVVEFSDAIDREANIRLQGLRRALEKRSIPGMIELVPTYRSLSIYHDPLVLSREDLLPQIENALQDVSQAESGRKRILVMPVLYGGEYGPDIANVAEHTGFSEEEVIRRHTAKDCYCFMMGFTPGFGYLGGMDEALETPRLKTPRTRITGGSVGIAGKQTGVYSIDSPGGWQLIGHTPLRLFDPGAEQSTIIDAGDWVRFRSIDEKEYADIKEAVAARRYVPEHIFEGGDA; via the coding sequence ATGTATGCAACTCCCAAGTACCTCGGGGCAGGCGAAAAGTGCCTTGTCGTCGAGTTTTCGGACGCGATCGACAGGGAGGCCAACATCCGGCTCCAGGGCCTGCGGCGGGCGCTGGAAAAACGGTCCATTCCTGGGATGATAGAGCTCGTTCCCACCTACCGTTCCCTTTCCATTTATCACGACCCGCTCGTCCTTTCCCGCGAGGACCTTCTCCCGCAGATTGAAAATGCGTTGCAGGACGTTTCCCAGGCGGAATCGGGACGCAAACGCATTCTGGTCATGCCCGTCCTGTACGGCGGGGAGTACGGCCCGGACATCGCCAATGTGGCGGAACACACCGGCTTCAGCGAGGAGGAAGTCATCCGGCGGCACACCGCCAAGGATTGTTACTGCTTCATGATGGGCTTCACGCCGGGGTTCGGCTATCTTGGCGGCATGGACGAAGCCCTTGAAACGCCGCGCCTGAAAACGCCCCGCACCCGCATTACCGGCGGGAGCGTTGGCATAGCGGGCAAGCAGACCGGGGTGTACAGCATAGACAGCCCCGGCGGCTGGCAGCTTATCGGGCACACGCCCTTGCGGCTTTTCGATCCGGGGGCCGAGCAATCGACCATCATCGACGCCGGGGATTGGGTCCGGTTCCGGTCCATCGACGAAAAGGAATATGCGGACATCAAGGAAGCCGTTGCCGCGCGCCGCTATGTGCCGGAGCATATCTTTGAAGGAGGCGATGCCTGA
- a CDS encoding membrane hypothetical protein (Evidence 5 : No homology to any previously reported sequences) → MNPAEYFTYLFIYPTTYFALLLLGVALMASGIFRNPAALKSFSITFLIGSAGVLLLTYFPYLFMAYFMEFRYACVAIFLFMTFVFHDSASKLLPKILGCILFAIGAVTSFCSVYLSNRQDTVAILCEAAARLSLPRLYDAVSDNLGKPDGKTVYRIFKMPPSQGRVVIIKSLLAKGYNFDIDEEIFDAKPSRARDEMLQMYIEYMRATPVKQIPRLYLHYAECRKQGDAACMGLLKAFLPANMDAAALHNDYELIETLLKEGADPDAKSGYELDLGNPVATACANGHFNVVKLLLDAGATFEGEVIGDNEWENECRRQAEHPPKLATLPHLRDKQ, encoded by the coding sequence ATGAATCCGGCGGAATATTTCACGTATTTGTTTATATACCCCACTACCTACTTTGCGCTGCTCCTTCTTGGGGTGGCACTCATGGCCAGCGGGATTTTCCGCAATCCGGCCGCGCTCAAATCGTTTAGCATTACATTTCTTATCGGATCGGCAGGGGTGCTGTTACTCACGTACTTCCCGTATCTGTTTATGGCCTACTTCATGGAATTCCGCTACGCCTGCGTGGCTATATTCCTCTTTATGACGTTTGTTTTCCACGACAGCGCCTCAAAACTGCTGCCGAAAATACTGGGTTGCATCCTATTCGCCATCGGCGCGGTGACATCCTTTTGTTCGGTTTACCTGAGTAACAGACAGGACACCGTTGCTATACTGTGCGAAGCAGCCGCCCGCCTGAGCCTGCCCCGGTTGTACGATGCCGTCAGCGATAACCTGGGAAAACCGGACGGCAAGACCGTATACCGTATTTTCAAGATGCCGCCCTCACAGGGCCGCGTGGTGATTATCAAATCTCTCCTCGCCAAAGGCTACAACTTCGACATTGACGAAGAAATTTTTGATGCCAAACCATCGCGGGCTCGCGATGAAATGCTCCAGATGTATATTGAATACATGCGGGCAACCCCCGTGAAGCAAATTCCCAGACTCTATTTGCATTACGCGGAATGCCGGAAGCAAGGGGACGCTGCATGCATGGGGCTCCTGAAAGCTTTTTTGCCTGCCAACATGGATGCAGCGGCTCTCCACAACGATTATGAACTCATCGAAACCCTTCTCAAAGAAGGCGCTGACCCGGATGCGAAATCCGGATACGAGCTCGACCTCGGAAACCCCGTTGCAACAGCGTGCGCCAATGGCCACTTCAATGTCGTCAAGCTGTTGCTTGACGCGGGAGCCACTTTTGAGGGCGAGGTAATCGGCGACAACGAGTGGGAAAATGAATGCCGCCGCCAAGCGGAGCACCCGCCCAAACTTGCCACGTTGCCACACCTTCGCGACAAACAATAA